The Rhodospirillales bacterium genome has a window encoding:
- a CDS encoding DUF3179 domain-containing protein, producing MTRTSVKKTRKSKRTAVLRRVLIGLVVIAVTGGAIELASAQSQWRYEWPDTDFENTSIDLDEILSGGPPKDGIPSIDDPIFVPVSEMDDLPGIEPIISVKVGGEARAYPLRILLWHEIVNDTVAGIPLTITFCPLCNTGIVFERTIDGVVYDFGTTGKLRNSDLVMYDRQTESWWQQFTGRAIVGDMNGARLVAYPSRLESFDRFKERHPDGMVQIPNNERARQYGTNPYIGYDRRDAPYGFFEGDLPTEVPPLSRVVRVDDRAWSLLLLQSEGRIEDGNLVITWKPGQASALDDHDIALSVDIGNVVVQRMTDHGLVDEVYTVDFAFAFKAFYPESDILTAADQ from the coding sequence ATGACCCGCACGTCCGTCAAGAAGACACGCAAGTCCAAGAGAACTGCCGTGCTGAGAAGGGTTCTGATCGGCCTTGTTGTGATTGCTGTCACCGGCGGTGCCATCGAGTTGGCGTCGGCACAGTCGCAGTGGCGCTACGAGTGGCCCGACACCGATTTCGAGAATACCTCGATCGATCTTGATGAGATCCTCTCCGGCGGCCCGCCGAAGGATGGTATTCCCTCGATCGACGATCCGATCTTCGTGCCGGTCTCGGAAATGGATGACCTGCCGGGCATCGAGCCGATTATAAGTGTCAAGGTCGGCGGCGAAGCACGCGCCTATCCCCTGCGCATCCTGCTGTGGCACGAGATCGTCAACGACACGGTCGCCGGCATCCCGCTGACGATCACCTTCTGTCCGCTCTGCAACACCGGCATCGTGTTCGAACGCACGATCGACGGTGTGGTCTACGACTTCGGGACGACCGGCAAGCTGCGGAACTCCGATCTCGTCATGTACGACCGGCAGACGGAGAGTTGGTGGCAGCAGTTCACAGGCCGTGCCATCGTCGGCGACATGAACGGCGCCAGGCTGGTCGCCTACCCGTCCCGACTGGAGTCCTTCGACCGCTTCAAGGAGCGTCATCCCGACGGCATGGTCCAGATCCCGAATAACGAACGGGCCCGCCAGTACGGTACCAACCCCTATATCGGTTACGACAGGCGTGATGCCCCTTACGGCTTCTTCGAGGGCGACCTGCCGACAGAGGTGCCACCGTTGTCCCGTGTCGTCCGCGTCGACGACCGGGCCTGGTCATTGCTTCTGCTGCAGTCGGAGGGCCGGATCGAAGACGGCAATCTCGTGATCACCTGGAAACCCGGTCAGGCATCGGCGCTCGACGATCACGACATCGCGCTGAGCGTCGACATCGGCAATGTCGTCGTGCAGAGGATGACCGATCACGGGCTGGTCGACGAGGTCTACACGGTCGACTTCGCCTTTGCGTTCAAGGCGTTTTATCCGGAGAGCGACATATTGACCGCCGCCGATCAGTGA
- a CDS encoding aspartate aminotransferase family protein, producing the protein MVNDPLAALPKVAWGKGIHIYDQDGKRYIDASGGPATFCIGHGNEEVNQAIKDQLDKIAFGYRNHFRSDAAEELAEIIRKKAGGTLQHVIFTTGGSESVEGCLKLALQYHAARGEMSRRRFISRQRSWHGNTLGALSVSGFQARQEPYYGSLLDVSLLSPVNTYRPPEGVAPENVAEYCANELEEEIIKQGAENVAAFIFEPLVGAAGGAVPAPEGYAQRIREICDRHGVLMIADEVMCGVGRCGTWRALEHDGVEPDLMPVAKGLGGGYQPLGACVYSRKVAEPIYGVHGMPITGHTFTAHTVSCAAGVAVQTIIERNNLLQNVTETGAYLRTRLQAALGQHTHVGNIRGRGFFQGIELVEDRDSKEPFAPDARMFHRVMKTGFDNGLIVYPTGGNVDGVKGDQIIVSPPYNATRDEVDEIVDLLATTIDQAIASWTP; encoded by the coding sequence ATGGTCAACGATCCGCTTGCCGCTCTGCCCAAGGTCGCCTGGGGCAAGGGCATCCACATCTACGACCAGGACGGGAAGCGCTACATCGACGCTTCGGGTGGCCCCGCGACGTTCTGCATCGGCCACGGCAACGAAGAGGTGAACCAGGCGATCAAGGATCAGCTCGATAAGATCGCGTTCGGTTACCGCAACCATTTCCGCAGCGATGCGGCGGAAGAGTTGGCCGAGATCATTCGCAAGAAGGCGGGCGGCACGCTTCAGCATGTGATCTTCACGACCGGCGGTTCGGAGTCGGTCGAAGGCTGCCTCAAGCTCGCCCTGCAATACCACGCCGCGCGCGGCGAGATGTCGCGCCGCCGCTTCATCAGCCGTCAGCGTTCCTGGCACGGCAACACGCTCGGCGCACTGTCGGTCTCCGGCTTCCAGGCTCGGCAGGAGCCCTACTACGGTTCGCTGCTCGACGTCAGCCTCCTCTCGCCCGTCAACACCTACCGCCCGCCCGAAGGCGTAGCGCCCGAGAATGTTGCGGAGTACTGCGCGAACGAGCTGGAGGAAGAAATCATCAAGCAGGGCGCCGAGAATGTGGCCGCGTTCATCTTCGAGCCGCTGGTCGGTGCCGCTGGCGGTGCCGTGCCCGCGCCCGAGGGCTACGCCCAGCGTATCCGTGAGATCTGCGACCGCCACGGCGTCCTGATGATCGCCGATGAGGTGATGTGCGGCGTCGGTCGTTGCGGCACCTGGCGCGCGCTGGAACACGACGGCGTCGAACCCGATCTCATGCCGGTCGCCAAGGGCCTGGGTGGCGGCTACCAGCCTCTCGGCGCCTGCGTCTACTCCAGGAAGGTCGCCGAGCCGATCTACGGTGTGCACGGCATGCCCATCACGGGCCACACCTTCACGGCCCACACCGTATCCTGCGCAGCCGGCGTTGCCGTCCAGACGATCATCGAGCGCAACAACCTGCTGCAGAACGTTACCGAGACCGGTGCCTACCTGCGCACCCGGCTGCAGGCGGCCCTGGGCCAGCACACCCATGTCGGCAACATCCGCGGCCGCGGGTTCTTCCAGGGCATCGAGCTGGTCGAAGACCGTGACAGCAAGGAACCCTTCGCTCCGGACGCCCGCATGTTCCATCGCGTGATGAAGACCGGTTTCGACAACGGCCTGATCGTCTACCCGACCGGCGGCAACGTCGACGGTGTGAAGGGCGATCAGATCATTGTCTCCCCGCCCTACAACGCGACCCGCGACGAGGTCGACGAAATCGTCGATCTGCTCGCCACCACCATCGATCAAGCCATCGCTTCCTGGACGCCATGA
- a CDS encoding high frequency lysogenization protein HflD, translating to MEGFLALGFLIGMQHALEADHLAAVGAMAAGQPSSRRSLALRGAAWGLGHTITLFALCSAAVLLGLHLSERLSATLEFGVGVMLVLLGADVLWCLRRKKVHFHVHRHDDGKPHLHAHSHAEASGPHDGDPHRHEHPRGLPMRALAVGLVHGTAGSAGLLALVVAATQDAVVALIYVVLFGAGSILGMVALSMVAAWPLGAAERHARRAHRALSIGAGALAIVIGINIVAETGALAWGLHQAWQDKLSGPPGLRNTMTQMLSAPRSEFIGLDDGVVLLSSGGQSPMLVHHRDAFERYATDRANGEKRR from the coding sequence TTGGAAGGATTTTTGGCACTGGGATTTCTGATCGGCATGCAGCATGCGCTGGAGGCCGATCATCTGGCAGCCGTGGGTGCCATGGCGGCAGGTCAGCCGTCCTCGCGGCGATCTTTGGCCCTGCGCGGCGCGGCCTGGGGGTTGGGCCATACGATCACGCTGTTCGCGCTCTGCTCGGCGGCGGTCCTTCTCGGCCTGCACCTCAGTGAGCGCCTGAGCGCGACACTGGAGTTCGGAGTCGGTGTCATGCTCGTGCTGCTCGGCGCGGATGTGCTGTGGTGCCTGCGTCGGAAGAAGGTGCACTTCCACGTCCATCGCCATGACGATGGCAAACCTCATCTCCACGCACACAGCCACGCCGAGGCGTCCGGTCCGCATGATGGGGACCCGCATCGCCATGAGCATCCCCGGGGTCTGCCGATGCGTGCCCTGGCGGTCGGTCTGGTTCACGGTACGGCCGGGTCCGCCGGCCTGCTCGCGCTCGTGGTCGCGGCCACGCAGGATGCGGTCGTGGCGCTGATCTATGTCGTCCTGTTCGGCGCCGGCTCGATCCTGGGAATGGTGGCGCTGTCGATGGTCGCAGCCTGGCCGCTCGGAGCCGCCGAACGCCATGCACGCCGGGCGCATCGCGCGCTCAGCATCGGGGCAGGGGCATTGGCGATCGTCATCGGCATCAATATTGTAGCAGAAACGGGTGCGTTGGCCTGGGGCTTGCACCAGGCTTGGCAAGACAAGCTGTCTGGGCCGCCAGGCCTGCGGAACACCATGACACAAATGCTTTCCGCGCCACGATCCGAGTTCATCGGTCTCGACGATGGAGTCGTGCTTCTCAGCAGCGGCGGACAAAGCCCGATGCTCGTGCATCATCGTGACGCGTTTGAACGCTATGCAACCGACCGTGCCAATGGTGAAAAACGGCGATGA
- a CDS encoding YHS domain-containing protein — protein sequence MTRKILLAVLVAFGFGVAAGGTAHANAGTAVNITPDGIAIGGWDTVAYFTENRAVAGSEEFSHEWDGATWLFSSAENRDLFAGDPETYAPQFGGWCAYALSKGPYAAEVDPENAWTVRDGMLYLNWNERVRNGWLRNNVDNDIKVGERNWGIVSEDILAGHASYSRKSDSPWN from the coding sequence ATGACTCGCAAAATTCTGCTCGCAGTGTTGGTCGCCTTTGGATTCGGTGTCGCCGCCGGTGGCACCGCGCATGCCAATGCCGGGACCGCGGTCAACATCACGCCCGACGGCATCGCCATCGGTGGCTGGGACACTGTGGCGTACTTCACGGAGAACCGCGCCGTCGCCGGTTCGGAAGAGTTCTCCCACGAGTGGGACGGTGCCACGTGGCTCTTCTCGTCTGCCGAGAACCGCGATCTGTTCGCTGGCGACCCCGAGACCTATGCGCCGCAGTTCGGCGGTTGGTGCGCCTATGCTCTCTCGAAGGGCCCGTATGCTGCCGAAGTCGACCCGGAGAATGCCTGGACGGTGCGCGACGGGATGCTCTACCTGAACTGGAACGAGCGCGTCAGGAACGGCTGGCTGCGCAACAATGTCGACAACGATATCAAGGTCGGCGAGCGCAACTGGGGCATTGTCTCCGAGGACATCCTTGCCGGCCATGCGAGCTACAGCCGCAAGTCGGACTCGCCCTGGAACTGA
- a CDS encoding urocanate hydratase: MSDDRFANAREVIAPTGTEITAKSWLTEAPLRMMMNNLDPNVAEKPEELVVYGGIGRAARDWGSFDRICGALRELEDNETLLVQSGKPVGVFRTHKDAPRVLIANSNLVGHWNSWDHFHELDRKGLMMYGQMTAGSWIYIGSQGIVQGTYETLVEAGRQHFGGDLTGKWILTGGLGGMGGAQPLAATMAGASMLAIECRPSRIDRRLETRYLDRMAISLDEALGIIDQARASGEAVSVGLVGNCAELLPQMVEKGIRPDMVTDQTSAHDPINGYLPAGWTLEEWEERSRSDPAGTEQAARESMKLHVQAMLDFQKVGVPTFDYGNNIRQMALENGLENAFDFPGFVPAYIRPLFCRGVGPFRWCALSGDPEDIYATDAMMKEAVPDNPHLHRWLDMARERISFQGLPARICWIGLGDRARAGLAFNRMVRDGVLKAPIVIGRDHLDSGSVASPNRETEDMRDGSDAVADWPLLNAMLNVASGATWVSIHNGGGVGIGYSQHAGMVVVCDGSEEAGRRLENVLTNDPATGVMRHADAGYQEAIDCATEQRLNLPMLGQG; the protein is encoded by the coding sequence ATGTCTGACGACCGTTTCGCCAACGCGCGCGAGGTGATTGCGCCGACGGGTACGGAGATCACCGCGAAGAGCTGGCTGACCGAAGCGCCTCTGCGGATGATGATGAACAACCTTGATCCCAACGTGGCCGAAAAGCCCGAGGAGCTGGTGGTCTACGGCGGCATCGGCCGCGCCGCCCGCGACTGGGGCAGCTTCGACCGAATCTGCGGCGCTCTACGCGAGCTCGAGGACAACGAAACGCTGCTGGTGCAGTCGGGCAAGCCGGTCGGCGTCTTCCGCACCCACAAGGACGCACCCCGCGTTCTGATCGCGAACTCGAACCTCGTCGGCCACTGGAATTCGTGGGACCACTTCCACGAGCTCGATCGCAAGGGCCTCATGATGTACGGTCAGATGACGGCCGGTTCCTGGATCTACATCGGCAGCCAGGGGATCGTTCAGGGCACCTATGAGACCTTAGTGGAGGCTGGCCGCCAGCACTTCGGCGGCGACCTCACGGGCAAGTGGATCCTGACCGGAGGCCTCGGCGGCATGGGCGGCGCGCAGCCGCTGGCAGCCACGATGGCGGGCGCCTCAATGCTGGCTATCGAGTGCCGTCCGAGCCGCATCGATCGCCGTCTGGAAACCCGCTACCTCGACCGGATGGCAATCTCGCTGGACGAGGCCCTTGGGATCATCGACCAGGCCAGGGCCTCGGGCGAAGCCGTCTCGGTCGGGCTGGTCGGCAACTGCGCCGAACTGCTGCCTCAGATGGTCGAAAAGGGCATCCGGCCTGACATGGTGACGGACCAGACGAGTGCCCATGACCCCATCAACGGCTACCTTCCGGCAGGCTGGACCCTGGAGGAGTGGGAGGAACGGAGCCGGAGCGATCCCGCGGGCACCGAACAGGCCGCACGGGAGAGCATGAAGCTGCACGTTCAGGCCATGCTCGACTTCCAGAAGGTGGGTGTTCCCACCTTCGACTACGGCAACAACATCCGCCAGATGGCGCTGGAGAACGGCCTCGAGAACGCCTTCGACTTTCCGGGTTTCGTCCCGGCCTATATCCGGCCGCTGTTCTGTCGCGGTGTCGGCCCGTTCCGCTGGTGCGCGTTGTCGGGCGATCCCGAGGACATTTACGCGACCGATGCCATGATGAAGGAGGCCGTGCCCGACAATCCACACCTTCACCGCTGGCTCGACATGGCCAGGGAGCGCATCAGCTTCCAGGGTCTACCCGCACGCATCTGCTGGATCGGTCTGGGCGACCGTGCGCGTGCCGGCCTCGCCTTCAACAGGATGGTGCGCGACGGCGTGCTCAAGGCACCGATCGTGATCGGCCGCGACCACCTGGACTCGGGTTCGGTGGCGAGTCCCAACCGCGAGACCGAGGACATGCGGGACGGTTCGGACGCCGTGGCCGACTGGCCCCTGCTCAACGCCATGCTGAACGTTGCCTCGGGCGCGACATGGGTCTCGATCCACAACGGCGGCGGGGTCGGGATCGGCTACAGCCAGCACGCCGGCATGGTTGTCGTGTGCGACGGCAGCGAAGAGGCCGGCCGTCGCCTGGAGAATGTGCTGACCAATGATCCCGCGACCGGCGTGATGCGCCATGCCGACGCCGGCTATCAGGAGGCGATCGACTGCGCCACCGAGCAGCGCCTGAACCTGCCGATGCTGGGACAGGGGTGA
- a CDS encoding imidazolonepropionase gives MWDTLWRNARLATMEGGGAPYGAIEPGAIGVKDGTIVFCDAEAELPGPADTLARDVVDLEWRWVTPGLIDCHTHLVYGGDRAAEFEMRLGGARYEALLQAGGGILSTVRATRDADLDTLVTGALKRVDALRAEGVTTIEVKSGYGLDIETECTMLRAARRLGELRPVTIATTFLGAHALPPEYEGEADAYIDLVCDEAMPAVAEEGLADAVDAFCEHIAFDAAQTGRVFAKARHLGLPVKLHAEQLSDMGGAALAARCGALSCDHLEFLSEEGAAAMAEAGTVAVMLPGAFYFLRDTNVPPVDLLRRSGVPMAVSTDCNPGSSPATSLLLMMNMAAILFRMTPEEALAGTTREAARALGMLATRGTLSVGKAADLAIWDIERPAELSYRIGFNSLHRAVKDGTTVVPA, from the coding sequence ATGTGGGACACACTCTGGCGCAACGCGCGCCTGGCCACCATGGAGGGCGGAGGCGCACCCTACGGTGCCATCGAACCCGGCGCGATCGGCGTGAAGGACGGGACGATCGTCTTTTGTGATGCGGAGGCCGAACTGCCCGGCCCGGCCGATACCCTGGCGCGCGATGTTGTCGACCTCGAATGGCGCTGGGTGACGCCCGGCCTGATCGATTGCCACACTCATCTCGTCTACGGCGGCGATCGTGCCGCCGAATTCGAAATGCGGCTCGGCGGCGCGCGTTATGAGGCCTTGCTGCAGGCCGGTGGCGGCATTCTCTCAACGGTGCGCGCGACCCGTGACGCCGATCTCGACACGTTGGTCACCGGTGCCCTCAAGCGGGTCGATGCGCTACGCGCCGAAGGCGTGACAACGATCGAGGTGAAATCCGGCTACGGGCTCGACATCGAGACCGAGTGCACCATGCTGCGCGCGGCGCGCCGCCTCGGCGAGCTGCGGCCGGTGACAATCGCGACGACGTTTCTGGGCGCGCATGCCCTGCCGCCCGAGTACGAGGGTGAGGCGGACGCCTACATTGATCTTGTCTGCGATGAGGCGATGCCCGCTGTCGCCGAGGAAGGGCTGGCCGATGCGGTCGATGCTTTCTGCGAGCATATCGCCTTCGATGCCGCGCAGACCGGACGTGTCTTCGCAAAAGCCAGGCACCTCGGCCTGCCGGTGAAGCTTCATGCCGAACAGCTCTCGGACATGGGCGGGGCAGCGCTCGCCGCGCGTTGTGGTGCGCTGTCGTGCGATCATCTCGAGTTCCTGTCGGAGGAAGGCGCTGCTGCGATGGCCGAAGCGGGCACCGTGGCCGTCATGCTGCCCGGGGCCTTTTACTTCCTGCGCGACACCAACGTGCCGCCGGTCGATCTCTTGCGCCGGTCGGGCGTGCCCATGGCGGTCTCGACCGACTGCAATCCCGGAAGCTCGCCGGCGACCTCGCTTCTGCTGATGATGAACATGGCGGCGATACTTTTCCGCATGACGCCGGAGGAAGCGCTGGCCGGCACGACGCGCGAGGCGGCCCGGGCCCTTGGCATGCTCGCCACACGCGGCACTCTGAGCGTCGGCAAGGCCGCCGATCTGGCGATCTGGGATATCGAACGACCCGCCGAGCTGAGCTACCGCATCGGCTTCAATTCCCTGCACCGTGCGGTCAAGGACGGCACAACGGTTGTGCCGGCCTGA
- a CDS encoding SEL1-like repeat protein: protein MAMGQAPERLNDDMANDLPQLFRMGIGIHAGAVAPRCASSRSGKPWMCSAVSVDSGRRLTQVGVMGRVRHNVRVRVLCAFLSVSLFAASADAGYDEGVEAFAVGDYAAAMAEWWPLAEAGDANSQYGLGVIFENGHGVGRDYREAAEWYLGAAEQGHTGAQFNLGHLYRLGAGVPPSMDEAVRWWQAAADQGLTQAQVLMGLAYQRGDGVAANAETAVELFTLAADQGYPPGQYALGFAYETGSGVERNIDTARHYYELAAAAGVEQAISRLTSLTFPPTPEEPPPPPAEEDVIDQLAGTANGNQTAHIEDPAAPPRSPAPASGPVYIQPVYIQVAAYVDADRAERAWSDLEKRHPDLLKGLPHRVTSALRDDGSSVFRLQAGPLPISDEAEAICDLLKQQQTDCFIVRD from the coding sequence GTGGCGATGGGACAGGCGCCCGAACGGCTCAACGACGACATGGCGAACGATCTGCCGCAGCTCTTTCGCATGGGGATCGGCATCCATGCGGGGGCCGTCGCACCGCGCTGCGCATCCTCGCGTTCCGGGAAGCCGTGGATGTGCAGCGCGGTGTCGGTTGACAGCGGGCGGCGCTTGACTCAGGTTGGAGTCATGGGACGAGTGCGCCATAACGTCAGGGTACGCGTGTTGTGTGCGTTTCTGTCCGTATCCCTCTTTGCGGCGTCCGCCGACGCCGGATACGACGAAGGTGTCGAGGCTTTCGCCGTCGGTGACTACGCCGCGGCCATGGCCGAATGGTGGCCGTTGGCCGAGGCAGGAGACGCCAACAGTCAGTACGGCCTGGGCGTGATCTTCGAGAACGGTCACGGTGTCGGGCGCGATTATCGCGAAGCCGCCGAGTGGTACCTTGGAGCCGCGGAACAGGGCCATACCGGCGCGCAGTTCAATCTGGGGCATCTCTACCGCCTGGGGGCCGGCGTTCCGCCGAGCATGGACGAAGCCGTGCGGTGGTGGCAGGCGGCCGCCGATCAGGGGCTCACGCAGGCTCAGGTCCTCATGGGTCTCGCCTACCAGCGCGGCGACGGAGTCGCGGCCAATGCCGAGACAGCCGTCGAATTGTTCACACTCGCGGCCGATCAGGGTTACCCTCCGGGACAGTATGCGCTCGGGTTTGCCTACGAGACCGGATCCGGCGTCGAGAGGAACATTGATACCGCGCGACACTACTACGAGCTGGCCGCGGCCGCCGGAGTCGAGCAGGCGATCAGTCGCCTGACGTCCCTGACCTTCCCGCCAACGCCCGAGGAGCCGCCTCCGCCGCCCGCCGAAGAGGATGTCATCGACCAGCTGGCGGGCACCGCAAACGGCAACCAGACCGCCCATATCGAGGATCCCGCAGCACCCCCTCGCTCCCCGGCACCGGCATCCGGGCCGGTCTACATTCAGCCGGTCTACATTCAGGTTGCAGCCTACGTCGACGCAGACCGCGCCGAGCGCGCCTGGAGCGACCTTGAGAAACGCCATCCCGACCTGCTCAAGGGGCTGCCGCACAGGGTGACATCGGCCCTGCGCGATGACGGCAGCTCCGTGTTCCGCCTACAGGCCGGGCCGCTGCCGATCAGCGACGAAGCCGAGGCTATCTGCGACCTGCTGAAACAACAGCAGACCGACTGTTTCATCGTTCGGGACTAG
- a CDS encoding FIST C-terminal domain-containing protein, whose translation MDHSSLVSGSRFVMGHATDTTWQKAARRVAEQLGDRDEDDVGFVYVTDHFANHLGDITSFLSAATGTLHWCGTIGIGICATCVEYFDRPGIVAMTCNLPGSGINTFTSVDEAITAYSELGAGPGGAFGIVHGDPRREELVSDIPRLARDTDGFLVGGLTSSRGAFGTIAGHPADNSLSGLLVTDARVAAGLTQGCSPLGGYHQVTDAKDNVVLGLDDRPAMDVFVEVLAEAGVTDLRSLSGALHVALPVTGSDMGDYLVRNLLELDPEARSIVIGDHVQEGDALMFCRRDREAAETDLRRMLHDMKARALKPCGGLYFSCLARGPNLFGDEGNEMKIVQEVLGDIPIVGFFGNGEISFDRLYAYTGVLTLFLEAEPELH comes from the coding sequence ATGGATCATTCGTCGCTTGTTTCCGGCTCGCGTTTCGTCATGGGCCATGCCACCGACACGACATGGCAGAAGGCGGCCCGCCGGGTGGCGGAGCAGCTTGGCGACCGTGACGAGGACGATGTTGGTTTCGTTTATGTCACGGACCATTTCGCGAACCATCTGGGTGACATCACGTCGTTCCTTTCGGCGGCGACGGGAACGCTCCATTGGTGCGGCACGATCGGCATCGGGATTTGCGCCACCTGCGTCGAGTATTTCGATAGGCCCGGGATCGTTGCGATGACCTGTAACCTTCCGGGTTCGGGTATCAACACCTTCACCTCGGTCGACGAGGCGATCACGGCCTACAGCGAACTCGGTGCCGGTCCCGGTGGCGCGTTCGGCATCGTGCATGGTGATCCCCGGCGTGAAGAACTGGTGAGCGACATTCCCCGGCTGGCGCGTGACACCGACGGCTTTCTGGTCGGCGGACTGACGTCGTCGCGCGGAGCCTTCGGCACCATCGCAGGGCATCCGGCCGACAACAGCCTTTCGGGTCTGCTCGTGACCGATGCGCGGGTCGCCGCCGGTCTGACCCAGGGCTGTTCGCCGCTCGGCGGTTACCATCAGGTCACCGATGCGAAGGACAACGTCGTGCTCGGGCTCGATGACCGGCCGGCGATGGACGTCTTTGTCGAGGTGCTGGCCGAAGCGGGCGTCACGGATCTGCGTTCGTTGTCGGGCGCGCTTCATGTCGCGCTCCCCGTGACAGGCTCGGACATGGGCGATTATCTGGTTCGCAACCTGCTCGAGCTTGATCCCGAGGCCCGTTCGATCGTGATCGGCGATCACGTTCAGGAAGGCGATGCGCTGATGTTCTGCCGGCGCGATCGCGAGGCTGCCGAGACCGACCTGCGACGCATGCTGCACGATATGAAGGCGCGTGCGCTCAAGCCTTGCGGCGGGCTCTACTTCAGCTGCCTTGCGCGCGGTCCCAACCTGTTTGGCGACGAGGGCAACGAGATGAAGATCGTCCAAGAGGTCTTGGGCGACATCCCGATCGTGGGTTTCTTTGGCAACGGCGAAATCTCGTTCGACCGGCTCTATGCCTACACCGGCGTGCTCACGCTGTTCCTGGAGGCTGAGCCCGAACTTCACTGA
- a CDS encoding formimidoylglutamate deiminase — MTDYFATSALLPKGWSDNVLIVVGDDGAITSIKANSRASRGAVWLTGPVLPGMANLHSHAFQRAMAGLGEKAGTGSQDSFWTWREIMYRFLARLDPRQVGAITAQLYLEMLKAGFTTVGEFHYLHHQPDGTPYDDLGEMAHRAIDAAHRTGIAMTMLPVLYTYGGFGGQPHQTQQRRFINGADRFLRLFGDLCKRYGNDPQVRLGIAPHSLRAVSKGVLSEALTGLNRIDDGAPVHIHIAEQAKEVDDCIAWSGQRPVTWLYDNFPVDERWCLVHATHINRIEIWMVAHSRAVAGLCPTTEANLGDGIFPLGVFMRGEGRFGIGSDSHISVSPVEELRWLEYVQRLRRELRNVMASDRERHTGARLWNAALAGGAQALGRPIDGIRAGNRADFIALNPNHPILFGRSGHHVTDSLVFSGNDTTVSDVVVGGRHIIQDGHHTDEERIARAYHKAVKDLMD, encoded by the coding sequence ATGACCGACTATTTCGCCACATCAGCACTTCTTCCGAAGGGCTGGAGCGACAACGTGCTCATCGTCGTCGGCGACGACGGTGCAATCACCTCGATCAAGGCCAACAGCCGGGCAAGCCGCGGTGCGGTGTGGCTCACCGGTCCTGTGCTGCCCGGCATGGCGAACCTCCACAGCCACGCCTTCCAGCGTGCCATGGCCGGCCTCGGCGAGAAGGCCGGCACCGGCAGCCAGGACAGCTTCTGGACCTGGCGCGAGATCATGTACAGGTTCCTGGCGCGCCTCGATCCCCGCCAGGTCGGTGCAATCACCGCACAGCTCTATCTCGAGATGCTCAAGGCCGGATTCACCACGGTCGGCGAGTTCCACTACCTGCATCACCAGCCCGACGGCACGCCCTACGACGATCTTGGCGAGATGGCGCATCGCGCGATCGATGCCGCGCACCGGACCGGTATCGCCATGACCATGCTGCCGGTGCTCTATACCTACGGCGGGTTCGGCGGGCAGCCACATCAGACGCAGCAGCGCCGCTTTATCAATGGTGCCGACCGTTTCCTTCGGCTTTTCGGCGATCTCTGCAAACGCTACGGCAATGACCCGCAGGTCCGGCTCGGCATCGCGCCGCATTCCCTTCGCGCGGTCAGCAAGGGCGTGCTCTCCGAAGCGCTGACCGGACTCAACCGGATCGACGACGGCGCACCGGTCCACATTCACATCGCCGAACAGGCCAAGGAGGTCGACGACTGCATCGCCTGGTCGGGCCAGCGCCCGGTCACCTGGCTCTATGACAACTTTCCCGTCGATGAACGCTGGTGCCTGGTGCACGCCACCCACATCAACCGGATAGAAATCTGGATGGTGGCGCACAGCCGCGCCGTGGCCGGGCTCTGCCCCACGACCGAAGCCAACCTGGGCGATGGCATCTTCCCGCTAGGGGTTTTCATGCGGGGCGAGGGCCGGTTTGGGATCGGTTCGGACAGCCATATCTCGGTCAGCCCGGTCGAGGAGCTGCGCTGGCTTGAGTATGTCCAACGTCTGCGCCGCGAACTGCGCAACGTGATGGCGTCGGATCGCGAACGCCACACGGGCGCGAGACTCTGGAACGCCGCACTCGCCGGCGGTGCGCAGGCACTCGGTCGTCCGATCGACGGCATCAGGGCGGGCAACCGGGCCGATTTCATTGCGCTCAATCCCAATCACCCGATCCTCTTCGGCCGCAGTGGCCATCATGTCACCGACAGCCTCGTCTTCTCGGGCAACGACACCACGGTCTCCGACGTCGTGGTCGGTGGCCGCCACATAATCCAGGACGGTCACCACACTGATGAAGAGAGGATTGCGCGCGCTTACCACAAGGCCGTCAAAGACCTGATGGATTAG